Sequence from the Microbacterium sp. 1.5R genome:
GCGCTGACCGAACTGGCGGGGCAGGCCTTCGACGACTGCGCCGCCGAGGGGCGCCCGGTCGTCCGCGTGCATCTGAAGGTGCGCTATGCGCCGTTCGAGACCAAGACCTTCGGCCGCAAGTTGCCGGAGCCGACCACCCGGCGCGCGACGGTCATCGAGGCGGCACTTGCGCTCGGTGCCACGCTCGATCACGACCGGGAGGTCAGACTGCTCGGCGTCCGCGCGGAGATGGCCATGCCCGAGGGCGGTGACTCGGCCGAGCGGACCCCGGTGCGCGGAAGGATCTGAGTCGGCGCGCCGCGGTCATTCACGGATGACGGCGGCGATCGCGCTCACCTCGATCACTGCGCCCGGGACGCCGAGCCCGGCCACGAGGGCTGCGGTCACCAGCGGAGGGGCGCCATCACGGGCGAGCGTCGCTGCGACGGCACCGTAGGCGGCACGAAGATCGGCATCCTGGTGGATGTAGATCGTCCAGCTGATGACATCTTCGAGGCCTGCGCCCGCCGACTCGAGCGCGATCCGAGCGTTCTCGACCGCGCGGAGCGACTGCTCGGCGGCATCCGTCGAGACGAGCGCGCCCGTCTCATCGACGCCGTTCTGGCCGCCGACGTGGATCGTCGTGGCCCCGGGCGGGACGACGGCGACATGACTGAAGGCGGGGCTCACGACGAGTCCCGCCGGCTGTGCGAGTGTGATCTCCATCTGCAGAGTGTGCACCCGGGGGCGGACATCCGCGATAGGGTTCGTCGGCGGTGCATCGGGGCGGGCACGGGGCCCGCCCCGACGGGGATCAGCCGACCTTCTTGACCGTGTATCGGAACACGTCCGTGCGGAGCACGTCTCCCGACGTCTTCACGACCTTGATCGTGTGCTCGCCGTCCTTCAGCCCGGTCGCCTCGAACAGTGTCTGATTCGAGACGCGCGACTCGGCGTGGGTGTCGACGCTCTTCACCTTCTTGCCGTCGATGTACACATCGACGGCTCCCTGGTCGGGTGCCTTCGGGCCGAGCCACGCGACGCCGGTCCCGCGGAACGTGAACGACACGGAGTCGCCGTCGGCCGTGGTGGCGTGGACATCGTCGAGATGGTCTCCGGTGAACGCGAAGTCCAGCGTCGCGTCCCCCACCGGGAGTGCGGCGAGGTACGACGACTTCAGTGTGACCGTCGATCCGGACAGCGTGTAGTCGGCGTCGCGCTCGAGCGGCTCACCGCCGAGGCTGATCGAGGAGAGCTCGCTCGGGTCGCGCAGCACATCGACCGTCACGTCGGCGGGAGCGGCCTTGTTGAACGCACCCGAGGTCGTGCTCAGCTGGCTGTCGAGAGTGACGACGAGCTTGTCGAGCAGCATGAAGGATCCGGACTTCTTGACCACCCGCAGGGTGTGACTTCCGCTCGCGAGATCGGCGACGGCGTAGACCACCTGCTGGGAGAGGCGCCCGTCGGCCGCGGGCAGCGAGGTGTCGACGGTCTCGACCAGCTGTCCGTCGAGGTAGACCTCGACCTCGCCCTGCGATTCGTGCTTCTCGGTGACGTACTGGATCCCGGTTCCCTGGAACGTGTACTCGAAGGCCGCTCCGTTCGTCTCGACGTAGTGGACGTCGTCGCCGTGGTCGCCCAGCCCGCGGTTGTTGCTGTCGCCCCAGGACCCGCTGTAGCCGATGCGTGAATCGTCGTCGTTCAGGGTCACTGTCAGCCCGGTGGCGGGCGGTTCGGGCGTGCCTCCACCCGGGGTGTCGGACACCGCGACGGTGAAGGGCTGCGATGTCGCAGGCACCTCGTTGCCGTCGTTGCGCACCCACGCCCCGTCGTAGCCGACCCGCAGCGAGTCGTCGTTGACGGTGAGTGCCGCCTGCTTCGCGGGCGTCACCTTCAGAAGGCGCACGCCGTGGATCGGCACGCTCTCGGCGGTGAAGCCCTCCGCTTCCGATCCCAGGTTCTTGCCGGCCCAGAGATCGCGGACCTTCGCGGAGCCGTCGAGTCCGATGTCGGACCAGTCGACCGTGATGTCGGCGTCTGCACGGCCCAGGTTGTACAGCGCCACGGTGTAGGTGCCATCCGGGTTCAGTGCGTACCAGACCTGCTGCTTCGTGGCCGTCGAGACGGGGCGAGCGGGCACGCCTGCCTGGTTCACGGCGATGACCTCGCGGTTGGTGATCAGCTCGAGCCCGTACTCGTCGAGGTTCGTCAGATCGTTGCCCAGGTACATCGGCGCCGCGGAGGTCGCCCAGAGCGTCGTCGCGGTGCGGCGTTCGTCGCGCGTGAGGCCGTCCATCTTCCCGTTGCCCACGTTGAGGGAGTCGAGGTCGTTCCAGCCTGCGGGCCCGGCGTGGCGCCACCAGTCCGAGAGCCTCGGGAACAGGCGAGCGACGTTCTCCCAGGTGGTCAGGGCCTCATCGCCGCAGTAGCATTCGACGTCCCAGTCGATGCGCCAGCCGTCTGCATACTGCTTCCAGTAGTCCGCGTAGTCGATGTCGACGGCCCAGGAGAGCTCGAACCAGATGTCGTTGCGGTCGAGCGCCCGAGACCAGGCGGCGACCTCCTCGCGGGCGTCCATCGACAGGTCGCTGATTCCGGAGCCGGGGGTGACGCTGTCGAACTTGATGAAGTCGACTCCCCATTCGCCGAGCAGATCGGCGATCGAGTCGATGTACTTCTCGGTGCAGGGGTTGTCGAAGTCGAGTCGGTACCCGAAGCCCCAGTAGTCGCCCTGCTGGAGAGGCTGCTTGAGCAGATTCTCGGTCGTGCAGCCGGGAGCGCCGTAGATCGGGAGCGCCTTCTGCGCCGTCTCGAGGCTCATCCCGGGAATCAGATACAGACCCACCTTCTGGCCGTTGTCGTGCACGTGGTCGATCACCGCGTCGAGCCCGTCGGGGAACAGCGTCGTGCTGGGAATGGGGCGTCCGTACTCGTCCTGGCCTCCGTTCCAGCCGGCGTCGATGTTGATGTAGTCGTAGCCGTAATCCTGGAGCTTGTCATGCATGGCATCCGACTGAGCCATGATCTGATCGGCGGTGATCCACTGGCCTCCTTCGTACACCTGCATGCTGTAGCTGCTCCAGCCCATGTAGGGGGCGGTCGATCGGTTCGAGATGCCGTCTTCGGTCTCGTCCGCAGGCGTGCGCGTCGCATCCGCCGGTGGCTCCTGCTCCGGGGTGCTCGAGGGAGCAGGTTCCGGTGCCGGCTCTTCAGTCGGTGCCGGCTCTTCGGTCGGTGCCGGGTCGTCCGTCGGCGCGGGAGCCGTCGTCGGCGTCGTCTCCGGCGCCGGAGTCGGTTCCGGTGTCGCCTCGGTGGCCCAGCTCGCGCCAGGTGCCAGAGCGAGGACGATCGCTGTCGCGGCGAGTGCCGCGGTCAACGAGGCCGCTCTCCTTCTCTGTCGGTGTGCGTTCATTGCTTTCCTCTCGTTCGACTGCTCTGTCGGGGGATGGGAAGGAGGTGTGACCGTCAGCCGTCTGCGCGCCTGATCTCGATGAGCATCGCCTGCTGCGGATTGAGCGTCGGCAGGGGGACGCCGGCGGTGACGAGGACGGACCCCGGCATCTCGACCGGGACGGCGACGGCGGCCGTCACCCACTCGGGGTCTCCACCGTGTCTGCTCGACGCGCCGAGATCTTCGCGGATCCGGACGGTGTACGGCGCAGCGGCATCCAGTCCGGGAAAACGCACCCGACCGGACTGACCCGATGCCGATGTCGTGAACCGGCTCCAGGTGAACAGCGCTTCGGATGCGTCTCGGGCCACGATTCCCGAGAGTGATGTCGCGGGATCCGCGAGGTCCGCGTTGACGACGCGACCGCTGTGCAGCAGCTCGCGGAATTCGCGGTACATCGCGGTCCAGCGGGCGATCGCCGCCAGCTCGCCGTCGTCGACGACGGTGAGGTCCTGCTCGATGCCGGCGTGCGCGGTCAGCGACGTCGCCAGACGGAACGACAGATCGGTGGTGCGGGCCGTGGTGTGCGATCGCGCGGAGCCGAGGTGGGAGCCGATGAGTTCGGGAGGCACGAGGCTGCGCGTCCACCGCTCGATCTGGACGCGTTCGACCGGATCGTTGCAGTCCGAGGCCCAGACACGATCGGTGCGGTCGAGGATCCCGAGGTCGATGCGTCCGCCGCCGCCCGAGCATGTCTCGATCTCGAGCCCCGGGTGCCGCGAGCGCAGCTCGTCGAGCAGGCGGTAGAGCGCGGCGGTCTGCCGGTGGACGCTGGGCCTGTCCCCATCGCCGCCGCGACTGACCGCTTCGAGAAGATCGCGGTTGTGATCCCATTTCAGGTAGTCGATCGAGTGCTCGCGCACGAGAGCGTCGAGACGCGCGAGAAGGTAGTCGTACGCCTCGGGGCGCGCGATGTCGAGAACGTGCTGCGACCGGGATTCCGGGCCGAGGCCCTCGGCCGGACCCAGTACCCAGTCCGGGTGGGCGCGCGCGAGATCGGAGTCGAGATTGATCATCTCGGGCTCGAACCAGAGACCGAACTGCATCCCCTGAGCACGCACGACATCGACGAGGGGCCCGAGTCCGTCCGGCCACACCTCATCGTCGACGAACCAGTCGCCCAGGCCGGCATCCGCTTCGCGGCGTCCGCGGAACCAGCCGTCGTCGAGCACGATGCGCTCGACCCCCACCTCCGCCGCACGCTCGATCAGCGCGGTGAGGCGCTCGAGGTCGTGGTCGAAGTAGACCGCCTCCCAGGTGTTGAGCACCAGGGGTCGCGGCGAGCGCGGATGCGTCGGACGCGCGCGCAGGCGCCCGTGGAGTCGGTCGCTGATGGCGTCGAGTCCGCTGTCGGACCAGAGGAACAGCGCGGTCGGTGCGTCGTAGCGGTCGCCGTCTTCGAGGATGATCTCGCCCGGGTGGAGCTCCTCGCCGGCTCCGATGACCGAACTGAACACGCCAGCGCCCTCGGGAAGGCGCTCGGCGAGGTACTGCTGTTCACCGCTCCACGCGAGGTGCACGGCCCAGATCTCTCCGTGCCGGAAGCCGAATCCGGCGGTTCCGGCCGCGAGCAGGAAGGGCGAGTCGTGTCCCGGCTTGCCGCGGTGCGCGGCGCGACGGTGGGTGCCGAAGCCGAAGGGCGAACGCTGCGGGGAGCGCTCACGGCACCACTTCCCGGTGAAGTCGAGGATCTCGGTCGCGCGCTCGGGGAGCGGAAGCAGCGACAGCACGGCGCCCACCGTGTAGGGGGTCCGACCGATGCGCGGACTGAGGGCGGAGTCGCGTGCGAGGGACGTGTCGACCGCGAGAACTCCGTGCGGGTCGAGGTGATATGCGAGTTCGGTGCGGATGCCGCTGATCGTGTCGTCGAACCGGAGGACGATGCGCCCGCCGACGCCGTCGGACGGGATCTCGACATCGTGTCCCACGAGTCGAGGTCGGGGGGTCGTGGCGCGTCCGCTCGCGTGACCGGAGAGAGCTGCGGTTCCCGACCAGCCCTCGTGCTCGGTGGGCAGTGCGGAGAAGGCACGCGGGATGTCGGGGGAGTTGTTCAGCTGGGCGGGCCCGGCCGTGAGGGCGAGCGCCGAGACGGCTGCGGGATCGAGGTCTCCGAGGTCCGCGCCCCAGTGCAGCACACGGGGGATCGGGTCGGAGATGTGGACGATGAAGGCGGCACCAGCGGCGCGGAGTGCGACGACGGTGTCTGCACGGGAAGTCATGGGATGAGACCCTCCGGTAGTTACTTGACAACGTCAATAAATCACGTTTGAGATGGACGTGCAAGCGATCCCTCGAAATCGCCGACC
This genomic interval carries:
- a CDS encoding RidA family protein, which translates into the protein MEITLAQPAGLVVSPAFSHVAVVPPGATTIHVGGQNGVDETGALVSTDAAEQSLRAVENARIALESAGAGLEDVISWTIYIHQDADLRAAYGAVAATLARDGAPPLVTAALVAGLGVPGAVIEVSAIAAVIRE
- a CDS encoding X2-like carbohydrate binding domain-containing protein encodes the protein MTAALAATAIVLALAPGASWATEATPEPTPAPETTPTTAPAPTDDPAPTEEPAPTEEPAPEPAPSSTPEQEPPADATRTPADETEDGISNRSTAPYMGWSSYSMQVYEGGQWITADQIMAQSDAMHDKLQDYGYDYINIDAGWNGGQDEYGRPIPSTTLFPDGLDAVIDHVHDNGQKVGLYLIPGMSLETAQKALPIYGAPGCTTENLLKQPLQQGDYWGFGYRLDFDNPCTEKYIDSIADLLGEWGVDFIKFDSVTPGSGISDLSMDAREEVAAWSRALDRNDIWFELSWAVDIDYADYWKQYADGWRIDWDVECYCGDEALTTWENVARLFPRLSDWWRHAGPAGWNDLDSLNVGNGKMDGLTRDERRTATTLWATSAAPMYLGNDLTNLDEYGLELITNREVIAVNQAGVPARPVSTATKQQVWYALNPDGTYTVALYNLGRADADITVDWSDIGLDGSAKVRDLWAGKNLGSEAEGFTAESVPIHGVRLLKVTPAKQAALTVNDDSLRVGYDGAWVRNDGNEVPATSQPFTVAVSDTPGGGTPEPPATGLTVTLNDDDSRIGYSGSWGDSNNRGLGDHGDDVHYVETNGAAFEYTFQGTGIQYVTEKHESQGEVEVYLDGQLVETVDTSLPAADGRLSQQVVYAVADLASGSHTLRVVKKSGSFMLLDKLVVTLDSQLSTTSGAFNKAAPADVTVDVLRDPSELSSISLGGEPLERDADYTLSGSTVTLKSSYLAALPVGDATLDFAFTGDHLDDVHATTADGDSVSFTFRGTGVAWLGPKAPDQGAVDVYIDGKKVKSVDTHAESRVSNQTLFEATGLKDGEHTIKVVKTSGDVLRTDVFRYTVKKVG
- a CDS encoding alpha-galactosidase; protein product: MTSRADTVVALRAAGAAFIVHISDPIPRVLHWGADLGDLDPAAVSALALTAGPAQLNNSPDIPRAFSALPTEHEGWSGTAALSGHASGRATTPRPRLVGHDVEIPSDGVGGRIVLRFDDTISGIRTELAYHLDPHGVLAVDTSLARDSALSPRIGRTPYTVGAVLSLLPLPERATEILDFTGKWCRERSPQRSPFGFGTHRRAAHRGKPGHDSPFLLAAGTAGFGFRHGEIWAVHLAWSGEQQYLAERLPEGAGVFSSVIGAGEELHPGEIILEDGDRYDAPTALFLWSDSGLDAISDRLHGRLRARPTHPRSPRPLVLNTWEAVYFDHDLERLTALIERAAEVGVERIVLDDGWFRGRREADAGLGDWFVDDEVWPDGLGPLVDVVRAQGMQFGLWFEPEMINLDSDLARAHPDWVLGPAEGLGPESRSQHVLDIARPEAYDYLLARLDALVREHSIDYLKWDHNRDLLEAVSRGGDGDRPSVHRQTAALYRLLDELRSRHPGLEIETCSGGGGRIDLGILDRTDRVWASDCNDPVERVQIERWTRSLVPPELIGSHLGSARSHTTARTTDLSFRLATSLTAHAGIEQDLTVVDDGELAAIARWTAMYREFRELLHSGRVVNADLADPATSLSGIVARDASEALFTWSRFTTSASGQSGRVRFPGLDAAAPYTVRIREDLGASSRHGGDPEWVTAAVAVPVEMPGSVLVTAGVPLPTLNPQQAMLIEIRRADG